DNA sequence from the Mauremys mutica isolate MM-2020 ecotype Southern chromosome 9, ASM2049712v1, whole genome shotgun sequence genome:
CTGGCATTATGCAGTTTGTTCAAACTCTAATGTGGCTGCCAACTCAAACAAATTTTgtgtatatttataaataaaattataaaaaaaaaaaattttttaaacattttaatctcTCTATAATGACATACTACTTACATCTGTGACCCAGCTCTTGAGGCAGCACCACTTACTTCTGTCCATATTCAACCCGAGTGTTTACTTAAATCACAGATATAAACTGTTCTATTATCTTTTTCTCCTCCTTACAGAGACAAGATGGCTAAAGGTGACCCGAAGAAGCCTAAGGGCAAGATGTCTGCTTATGCCTTCTTTGTGCAGACATGCCGTGAAGAACATAAGAAGAAGAACCCAGAGGTTCCAGTCAACTTTGCAGAGTTTTCCAAGAAGTGCTCAGAAAGGTGGAAGGTACTTCAATTCACTATTTTCTTAAAGTGACACTGTCTTTCTAGAATGGTAACTTCTTGTGACACTTGTTTAAATCAGGGATTGACTTTCTTTCCAACCTATATCCCATTCTTAATTTTGTCTCTGATTTCTAGGGATCGGAAAAGTTTAGACTGCATTGGAAACTTAGGTTCTCTCTCCACCATACACGcttcctttcttttcctgcaCACCTCTACCAAGAGGCCACCTCCTGCTATTTTAATAGCCTAACTGTAGAAGGAGgaggctttaggccaattcaattaTTGGCCCTTCCTGAGACTGCCATTTGGGACTGTGCTTTGATGTGAACCCTTGTCGTCCAAGGTGGCCTCAGTCCAGTGAAGACAAAGTACGTACCTCCAACTGAAAAGGGAAACTCTAACTTGAGTGCTCATCTACTGTGTGTCTTCTTTCAGACCATGTCAGGCAAAGAGAAGTCCAAATTTGATGAAATGGCAAAAGCCGACAAGGTACGATATGATCGGGAAATGAAGGATTATGGACCAGCTAAGGGTGGCAAGAAGAAGAAGGATCCTAATGCCCCAAAACGGCCACCGTAAGTAACTTTCTCACAATGCTGTTACATATGAATAGCTCAACTCAAAGTTAGCTGTTGCGGTTGCAGCTTTCTCTAGATGAAAATTGAACACCCGATCACTACTGGAATCGTGATCACATGAAATAGGTTTATTAGTACCCGTTTATAAACTTTCTGACAGCTGAAATCATCAACTTGCGGAGCACTAAATAACGTGAGTAAAATAGCTGGACAGTTGCAAAACTCATATCTTCTATCAACTAAATCTAAAGTAATAAGAGGAAGGAAGTGACAAATTGGCATCTAAAACACTCTGCCTCAAATAATGCAAATTAAAAATCTTGCAcatttttccaacttttttttttcctcttctctctgcAGGGGGGGGCCCATTATATGCTTTGCAAGCCTGGTCCATAATCAGACCCAAATATCTCTTGTCTTTTGTTTTAAACGCTTCTCCCCCTTACTCAGAGACACTAGCTGTTGATAGTCTCCAGTCTTGTGAATCATTTGGGTGAATTGATGGTTGAAAGAGCTGGAAGTCTTGCCCAGTTCTAATTTTCAGATTCTGAGATGCTCATTTTAATATGAAACTTTTCTCCAAGGTCTGGCTTCTTCCTGTTCTGTTCAGAATTCCGTCCCAAGATCAAATCCACAAATCCTGGCATATCTATTGGGGATGTAGCAAAGAAACTTGGTGAAATGTGGAACAACCTCAGTGATGGTGAAAAGCAGCCTTACAATAATAAGGCAGCTAAACTGAAGGAGAAATATGAAAAGGTAAGGCTAGGTTGTAGCTTGAGCGTCTTAGTAACATTGGAGCTGATGTGGGCATAAACACTTAGTTTTAATGAAGAGATCCATATTACACAGGGGGCATGTTTATAAGGCTTCTGTAACATCTGGAGACTGGTTAGTAGCAAGACATAGTATGCTGGATACATATATAGTACACTTAAACTTCCATATAATGACTGAATTTACCCTTTGGGAAACTTCAGGCAAGTCTCTTGCTCCCTGGGATACACGGTAGATCCCCGTCACCTCCCCTTATGAAGTGAAGTTTTGGCTTTGCTGAAGAAACCAgtttttcttgctttctttttaatAGCACTATAAAATTACATAAACATTTCTAACTTCTGAAAGTGAATGtttcttacaattttttttttttttttttttttaaattatgaaccCAGGATGCAAACTTAATGCATAGACTACTCAGGTACACTTTGGTAGTCACAAGCCCATAAACTGTAGCTCTAGCAGCCTTTCCCTTGGGGAGAAGGCTGCTGAAAGCTAGCATCTCTCTACACTTCTAAGCAATAAACATAGCAAATTAAGACATCCTCTTGACTTTGCAGGATGTTGCAGACTACAAGTCTAAAGGAAAGTTTGATGGTGCAAAGGGTGCAGCAGCCAAAGCTGCTCGGAAAAAGGTAGAGGAAGAAGATGAAGAGGATGAGGATGAtgaagaggaggatgaagaagaTGAGGATGATGAATAAAACTGTACAATATTTGTCTGTGAATACCATAGAGTAGGGGAAACACCATAAATGAAGCACCTCTTATTTGAGACGGTGCTGTTGCCCTCATTAGGCTTAATTTACAAAATTCGGATTCTGATCACATTGTAGTTTCTAAAAGTGCTCTAGAAATTGTAACTGGTTTACATGAAGTGGCCATGGGTGTAGTGAGCACCCTGAAACTGTATCAAAGTTGTACatatttccaaacatttttaaaatgaaaaggcgCTCTAGTGTTCTCCTCACTCTGTGCACTTTGCTGTTGGTGtaacaaagcatttaaaaatgtttcaagcatttttttaatttgtaaggtGGTGTTACTATATGGTTATTGGCTAGAAAATCCTGGGTTATAAACTGTACATATCTATAGTTTGTAAAAACTAGACAAATTCTT
Encoded proteins:
- the HMGB3 gene encoding LOW QUALITY PROTEIN: high mobility group protein B3 (The sequence of the model RefSeq protein was modified relative to this genomic sequence to represent the inferred CDS: deleted 1 base in 1 codon); its protein translation is MAGRGGSFKRRSPAANQAALGGSQREAEPSSAEPSVVPCAPATAQTSEQYRDKMAKGDPKKPKGKMSAYAFFVQTCREEHKKKNPEVPVNFAEFSKKCSERWKTMSGKEKSKFDEMAKADKVRYDREMKDYGPAKGGKKKKDPNAPKRPPSGFFLFCSEFRPKIKSTNPGISIGDVAKKLGEMWNNLSDGEKQPYNNKAAKLKEKYEKDVADYKSKGKFDGAKGAAAKAARKKVEEEDEEDEDDEEEDEEDEDDE